A genomic window from Acinetobacter lwoffii includes:
- a CDS encoding zinc ribbon domain-containing protein YjdM: MGLPNCPKCQSEYTYADGDLLICPECAHEWKEGEVTEEQVIIKDANGNVLADGDSVTVIKDLKIKGSSSVVKVGTKVKSIRLLPDAADGHDIDCKIEGIGPMKLKSEYVKKA; encoded by the coding sequence AATGTCAATCTGAATATACCTATGCAGATGGTGATCTACTGATCTGTCCTGAATGCGCACACGAGTGGAAAGAAGGTGAAGTCACTGAAGAACAAGTGATCATTAAGGATGCCAATGGCAATGTGCTGGCAGATGGTGATAGTGTAACGGTGATTAAAGACCTGAAAATCAAAGGTTCATCTTCAGTGGTGAAAGTGGGCACTAAAGTCAAAAGTATCCGTTTGTTGCCTGATGCTGCCGATGGGCATGATATCGATTGTAAAATCGAGGGAATCGGCCCGATGAAACTTAAATCCGAATATGTCAAGAAAGCTTAA
- a CDS encoding YybH family protein — translation MQIFGDEQLAREVMVFLQEWDNAIARLEIQDIVQLCRPEIRLVDVSMEVKGVEAYQALWQQYRHFMPEGIRVERQNMNIHVTHDLAVVDGYVGVNYAVIEPIFQLGWCRVSMCLSKQQGKWQLLHQHTSVPVQLETRKMRRIKSVS, via the coding sequence ATGCAGATTTTTGGGGATGAACAATTGGCTCGGGAGGTCATGGTATTTCTTCAGGAATGGGATAATGCCATAGCCAGACTTGAAATTCAGGATATTGTTCAATTGTGCCGACCGGAGATCCGTCTGGTCGATGTCAGTATGGAAGTTAAAGGTGTCGAAGCCTATCAGGCTCTCTGGCAACAATATCGGCACTTTATGCCCGAAGGAATACGTGTAGAGCGGCAGAATATGAATATTCATGTCACGCATGATCTGGCTGTGGTCGATGGTTATGTAGGGGTAAATTATGCGGTGATTGAACCGATTTTTCAGTTGGGCTGGTGTCGGGTCAGCATGTGTCTCAGCAAGCAGCAGGGCAAATGGCAATTGCTGCATCAACATACCTCAGTCCCTGTGCAACTCGAAACCCGGAAAATGCGCCGGATCAAAAGCGTGAGTTAA
- a CDS encoding AI-2E family transporter has translation MDNNKNSQVKPRQANLQQQTEVLMPDQSERQRTHHALRMMAGFVIAAVVMTALYFGRDIFIPLALAILLAFLLSPLVSRLKRWGCPQWAAIGLVMCLTLSFLGGTATYLGVQLGKLSQELPQYQDTIQQKLKMLENYRQGPSMWDGAIQTFDTVEDSIDTSEQETEDPNVQNVKVVGLEPTSEEAALDWLSKILNPLAIIGIVFLFMVLILFNGKDLHDRFLKLLGGNLNIGTDALDDAGKSIGTYLRMQLLVNVTYGIPMAIGLLLIGVPAAIMWGLVAVVMRFVPYVGPIVSAIFPITLAFAVDPGWDMVLWTVGLILVLELISNNVIEPWLYGESTGLSTLAIILAATFWTTLWGPVGLILSTPLTACLLVLSNYVPALGFC, from the coding sequence GTGGATAACAACAAGAACAGTCAAGTAAAACCACGACAGGCCAACCTGCAACAACAGACTGAAGTATTGATGCCGGATCAGTCCGAGCGACAGCGCACCCACCATGCACTCAGAATGATGGCAGGCTTTGTAATTGCTGCTGTCGTCATGACGGCGTTGTATTTTGGTCGTGATATTTTTATTCCGCTGGCTTTGGCCATTCTGCTGGCATTTTTACTTTCTCCTCTGGTTTCCCGTTTAAAGCGATGGGGGTGTCCCCAATGGGCGGCGATTGGCCTGGTCATGTGCTTGACCTTGTCATTTCTGGGCGGTACTGCAACTTATCTGGGGGTGCAACTTGGCAAGCTGAGTCAGGAACTGCCGCAATATCAGGACACTATCCAGCAAAAACTGAAAATGCTCGAAAACTATCGTCAGGGACCGAGTATGTGGGACGGTGCGATCCAGACCTTTGACACAGTCGAAGATTCGATAGACACATCCGAACAGGAAACAGAAGACCCGAATGTGCAGAATGTCAAAGTGGTCGGTTTGGAACCAACGAGTGAAGAGGCTGCGCTGGACTGGTTGAGTAAAATCCTGAATCCGCTGGCGATTATCGGGATTGTGTTCCTGTTTATGGTATTGATTTTATTCAATGGCAAAGACCTGCACGACCGCTTTCTGAAACTCTTGGGCGGTAATCTGAATATCGGCACCGATGCGCTGGATGATGCCGGCAAAAGTATCGGAACCTATTTGCGCATGCAGCTGCTGGTCAATGTCACTTATGGCATTCCCATGGCGATTGGACTGTTATTGATTGGCGTACCGGCAGCGATCATGTGGGGGCTGGTCGCGGTGGTTATGCGTTTTGTACCCTATGTTGGTCCGATCGTTTCAGCTATTTTCCCGATTACACTGGCTTTTGCCGTTGATCCGGGCTGGGACATGGTGCTCTGGACTGTGGGCTTGATTCTGGTGCTGGAACTCATCAGCAATAACGTGATTGAACCTTGGCTTTATGGGGAAAGTACCGGTCTGTCTACCTTGGCGATTATTCTGGCTGCTACGTTCTGGACCACCCTCTGGGGACCGGTAGGGCTGATCTTGTCGACGCCTTTGACTGCCTGCCTGCTGGTTTTGTCCAACTACGTGCCGGCACTGGGGTTTTGTTAA
- a CDS encoding GAF domain-containing protein — translation MLGSTPVLSPSERFYQRLVADEVNDAMQVANDYICAQLPKKPCAEEVARRVQMFYGEVAIPAIRIYSQGHDTDVTAEHRLRLYQGLQFFNHAFQKAYPSKMSAEQPEVYCVGARWEIDTQISAMLAHALNLKNIAARNDLDVLIQSSESGKGIVLPASIKILCVSIFHHAPAAQIRLLKYRLAQQYPELKIIFATWSVMQLELLDELQQRFELQALVNNVDDLILTIETYTLNEGESWFENLEIKNEKERQQALNELGLLDHFHQILYKQYIEEARQAFDVDYAQISWLNQHEMYIPVSPFTQEATQQMCKDSVCTHLLYQNEPLVIEDLQRDPRFPHLSELRQYHIRFYAGVPLKDKNGIALGSLCLLDKQPRQMQAEDMILLKALAQDLMATLSNERKKKDKQKQIEQMQPATSASILNKD, via the coding sequence TTGCTTGGCAGTACGCCAGTATTGTCACCCTCCGAACGCTTTTATCAACGACTGGTGGCTGATGAAGTCAATGATGCAATGCAGGTAGCCAATGATTACATCTGTGCGCAATTGCCAAAAAAGCCCTGTGCGGAGGAGGTGGCCCGCCGTGTACAAATGTTCTATGGCGAAGTGGCCATTCCAGCTATTCGGATTTATTCGCAAGGACATGATACCGATGTTACTGCCGAGCACCGGTTGCGTCTTTATCAGGGCTTGCAGTTCTTTAATCATGCTTTCCAAAAAGCCTATCCGAGTAAGATGAGTGCCGAGCAGCCCGAAGTTTATTGTGTTGGTGCGCGTTGGGAAATTGACACCCAGATTTCTGCCATGTTGGCGCATGCCCTAAATCTCAAAAATATTGCTGCCCGAAATGATCTGGATGTGCTGATTCAATCGAGTGAATCAGGAAAGGGTATTGTACTGCCAGCTTCGATCAAGATTTTATGTGTGTCTATTTTTCATCATGCGCCTGCGGCACAGATCCGGTTGCTGAAATATAGACTGGCGCAGCAATATCCTGAGCTGAAAATCATTTTTGCGACTTGGAGTGTGATGCAGCTGGAGCTTCTGGATGAACTGCAACAACGTTTTGAGCTGCAGGCACTGGTCAATAATGTCGATGATCTGATTCTGACTATCGAAACTTATACCTTGAATGAAGGGGAAAGCTGGTTTGAGAATCTGGAGATCAAGAATGAAAAAGAACGGCAGCAGGCTTTAAATGAGTTGGGATTATTAGATCACTTTCATCAGATCCTTTATAAACAATATATTGAAGAAGCCCGTCAGGCTTTTGATGTCGACTACGCGCAAATTTCCTGGCTGAATCAGCATGAAATGTATATTCCAGTCAGTCCTTTTACCCAGGAGGCAACCCAGCAAATGTGCAAGGATTCAGTCTGCACCCATCTGCTCTATCAGAATGAACCTTTGGTGATAGAAGACTTGCAGCGTGACCCGCGCTTTCCACATCTGTCAGAATTAAGACAGTATCATATCCGTTTCTATGCCGGTGTGCCCTTAAAAGATAAAAATGGAATTGCGCTTGGGAGTCTGTGTCTGCTGGATAAACAACCGAGACAGATGCAGGCCGAAGATATGATTCTGCTTAAGGCTTTGGCACAGGATTTAATGGCGACTTTGAGCAACGAGCGTAAGAAAAAAGATAAACAGAAGCAGATTGAGCAGATGCAGCCAGCCACCTCGGCAAGCATTTTAAATAAGGACTAA
- a CDS encoding DUF1176 domain-containing protein, translating into MKQKWIYSIKIMSITFGLASISSLSLAAMQGLHFSHKDWEIACDNTGTCRAAGYQSDQDIDQPVSVLLERAAGVNSVIKAQVQILPLAAATPTRQLQLQIASTPYGVIGLNREGIGQLNSSQTRALLKAVQGTSPVIFKNAQSRWNLSTAGASAVLLNMDEFQRRLSTPSALIRPGKKSNQAVLKAAAIPKIQIPKYQSGKVTQAKLNTAASQQMIRKLKATTNEDQCDLLFSQRFLNDDVMTIYPINAQNQLVQVPCWRGAYNMGSGFWLMDQNKQLKQLVTTSGETFSQGQIFSGHKVRGLGDCLSQDEWAWNGKKFVKSFSSLTVQCKGFAGGAWNLPTYVSKVIYQAK; encoded by the coding sequence ATGAAACAAAAATGGATCTACAGCATCAAAATCATGAGTATCACATTTGGTCTAGCCAGTATCAGCTCATTAAGTCTAGCGGCCATGCAGGGACTGCATTTTTCACATAAAGACTGGGAAATTGCCTGTGATAATACCGGCACCTGCCGCGCTGCCGGTTATCAATCGGATCAAGATATTGATCAGCCAGTTTCAGTTTTATTGGAGCGTGCTGCGGGTGTAAACAGTGTTATCAAAGCCCAAGTCCAGATTTTACCCTTAGCTGCTGCCACACCCACACGACAGCTTCAGCTACAAATTGCCAGCACACCTTATGGCGTGATTGGTCTCAATCGGGAAGGAATAGGGCAACTCAATAGCAGTCAAACGCGTGCCTTGCTGAAAGCAGTGCAGGGAACGAGTCCAGTGATATTTAAAAATGCGCAATCACGCTGGAACTTATCGACCGCCGGTGCCAGTGCCGTTTTACTGAATATGGATGAATTTCAGCGTCGACTTTCTACGCCCTCAGCCTTGATCAGGCCGGGGAAAAAATCCAATCAGGCGGTGCTCAAAGCTGCAGCGATACCGAAAATTCAGATACCAAAATATCAGTCAGGCAAAGTCACTCAAGCGAAATTGAATACGGCAGCCAGTCAGCAGATGATTCGAAAACTGAAAGCCACCACCAACGAGGATCAATGTGATTTGCTGTTTAGCCAGCGTTTTCTCAATGATGATGTCATGACCATTTATCCCATTAATGCCCAGAATCAGCTGGTTCAGGTGCCGTGCTGGCGCGGGGCTTATAATATGGGTAGTGGCTTCTGGCTGATGGATCAAAATAAGCAACTGAAACAGCTAGTAACCACCTCGGGAGAAACATTTAGCCAAGGCCAGATATTTTCTGGGCATAAAGTACGTGGTTTGGGTGATTGTCTGAGTCAGGACGAATGGGCCTGGAATGGCAAGAAATTTGTCAAAAGCTTCAGTAGTCTGACCGTGCAATGTAAAGGCTTCGCCGGTGGTGCTTGGAATTTACCGACCTACGTAAGCAAAGTCATTTATCAGGCCAAATAG
- a CDS encoding hydroxymethylpyrimidine/phosphomethylpyrimidine kinase encodes MRPTVLCFSGLDPSGGAGLQADIEAIGQSGAHAAIACTALTIQNSQQVFGFEATSRELLLAQANAVVNDLPIRCVKSGMLGTTDNIVALAEFLTVHPDYLYVLDPVLVANSGGSLGNQETLVKAFTQLIPLATILTPNTVELRALTGEQDLKLATQKLFEMGAQAVLVKGGHEDTPDYIQNSLYIAGELVNETRCPRLPGEYHGSGCSLASFIAGRLAMGDQLKTAVQYAETWLFGVLKNAEIPVPNGQRIPKRF; translated from the coding sequence TTGCGCCCTACCGTACTTTGCTTTTCCGGTTTAGACCCTTCAGGTGGAGCCGGCCTTCAAGCAGATATTGAAGCTATTGGTCAAAGTGGTGCACATGCGGCAATTGCCTGCACAGCCCTCACTATTCAAAATTCACAGCAGGTTTTTGGTTTCGAAGCCACTTCCAGAGAATTGCTATTGGCACAGGCCAATGCGGTGGTCAATGACCTGCCCATTCGTTGCGTAAAATCTGGCATGTTAGGCACCACAGACAATATCGTGGCTCTGGCCGAGTTTCTGACTGTACATCCAGATTATCTGTATGTGCTGGATCCGGTTTTGGTCGCCAATAGTGGCGGCTCGCTGGGTAATCAGGAAACGCTGGTCAAAGCATTTACCCAGCTGATTCCATTAGCCACTATCTTAACGCCGAACACGGTTGAACTACGCGCCCTGACGGGTGAGCAAGACCTCAAACTGGCCACTCAAAAATTATTTGAAATGGGTGCACAGGCAGTTTTGGTCAAAGGTGGCCATGAAGATACGCCAGATTACATTCAGAACAGCCTATATATCGCAGGTGAGCTGGTCAACGAAACTCGCTGTCCACGTCTACCAGGTGAATATCATGGTTCAGGCTGTTCATTGGCCAGTTTCATAGCCGGACGTCTGGCCATGGGCGACCAGTTAAAAACTGCAGTACAGTATGCTGAAACCTGGCTATTTGGAGTATTAAAAAATGCTGAAATTCCTGTTCCAAATGGCCAGAGAATTCCAAAGCGTTTTTAA
- a CDS encoding HAD family hydrolase encodes MIKNILIDLDGTLTDPKVGITTSARYGLEKIGHPISDEINIDWIIGPPLKASLAKILNVEADHVLAEQALMGYRERFAVKGLYENHVFEGVAETLAELKRRGYRLFVATAKPTVYAKQILEHFDLAQYFTDIYGSELNGERTNKAELIQYILEQQKLQADQCLMVGDREHDIFGARQNGIDTIAVNYGYGSQEELALAQPKYQIDRFNQLLDYFK; translated from the coding sequence GTGATTAAGAATATTTTAATTGATCTGGATGGGACATTAACCGATCCGAAAGTGGGGATTACGACGTCTGCACGCTATGGTCTGGAAAAGATCGGTCATCCGATTAGTGACGAGATCAATATCGACTGGATTATTGGTCCGCCCTTAAAAGCCTCGCTTGCCAAAATTTTAAATGTTGAGGCCGATCATGTTCTGGCTGAACAGGCCTTGATGGGTTATCGGGAGCGCTTTGCAGTCAAGGGTCTCTATGAAAATCATGTTTTTGAGGGTGTAGCAGAAACGCTGGCAGAACTGAAACGCCGTGGTTATCGCTTGTTTGTCGCTACAGCAAAACCGACAGTGTATGCCAAACAGATTCTGGAACATTTTGATCTGGCCCAGTATTTTACCGACATTTATGGTAGTGAGCTGAATGGCGAGCGAACCAATAAAGCTGAGCTGATTCAGTATATTTTAGAGCAGCAAAAATTACAGGCCGATCAATGCCTGATGGTGGGTGACCGTGAGCATGACATTTTTGGTGCCCGTCAAAATGGTATTGATACTATTGCGGTAAATTATGGTTATGGTAGTCAGGAAGAGTTAGCACTGGCACAGCCTAAATATCAAATAGACCGCTTTAATCAGTTGCTAGATTATTTTAAATAA
- a CDS encoding DUF805 domain-containing protein → MKGSILDFSIQHNTGFISGDDNQRYSFNGADWRSERPPSRGDRVDFIVNTTGEASEVYLTSGSSIYLGEKISSQLGKYSNLDQAEENYSSIDWFVKCLTNYANFSGRARRKEFWFFMLFCVILGIVAEVIDTVLGTKPLVNSLLNLALLVPSLAVGARRLHDVGRSGWWQLLTLTVIGILVLIWWWATETKQQNNEYGAPAK, encoded by the coding sequence ATGAAAGGTTCAATCCTTGATTTTTCTATTCAACACAATACCGGTTTTATCTCGGGGGATGATAATCAGCGCTATAGCTTTAATGGCGCGGACTGGCGTAGTGAGCGTCCACCTTCACGCGGTGATCGGGTCGATTTTATCGTCAATACTACAGGTGAAGCCTCTGAGGTTTATTTAACCTCAGGCAGTTCTATTTATCTGGGAGAAAAAATTTCCAGTCAGCTTGGCAAATATTCAAATCTGGATCAAGCCGAGGAAAATTACAGCAGCATTGACTGGTTTGTAAAATGTCTGACCAACTATGCAAACTTTTCCGGCCGTGCACGCCGTAAAGAATTTTGGTTCTTTATGCTGTTTTGTGTAATTTTAGGCATTGTTGCTGAGGTAATTGATACAGTTTTAGGCACTAAACCGCTGGTGAATAGCCTGCTTAATCTGGCACTTCTAGTCCCAAGTCTGGCCGTTGGCGCGCGTCGGTTGCATGATGTAGGACGTTCTGGTTGGTGGCAATTACTGACGCTTACCGTGATTGGCATACTGGTACTGATCTGGTGGTGGGCAACTGAAACCAAGCAACAAAACAATGAGTATGGTGCTCCTGCCAAATAA
- a CDS encoding carbohydrate porin: MYLSPLSKAVYLCCASFILTTTTVHAEAAFSSESPWMLGDWNGQRTALQNQGYDFSFGYTGEMASLIDAQRSSNHRTEYADQFVFGAHLDLAKIAGWQDTEAQITVTQRNGQSLSQSTAALNDHLSSVQEVWGRGQTWRLTDLWIKKKFLEQKLDVKVGRFGEGEDFNSFDCDFQNLALCGSQVGNWVGDQWYNWPVSQWAARVKYNINPEFYAQVGVYEYNPENLERGKGFNLSTDGSKGAMLPAEVVWTPKLGTQKLPGEYRAGYYYSTAEAEVISNPDQTDHHHGGWIVAKQQLTAHDGDASRGLTGFVNATVHDSKTNNVSDMQNIGLVYKGAMDSRPQDEIAFGIARINMNDDVSADRHQEIDAEIYYGLHATNWLTIRPNVQYVRHVGAYKDGENVWVGGIKFNTSF; this comes from the coding sequence ATGTATCTCTCCCCATTATCGAAGGCCGTTTACCTTTGCTGTGCCTCTTTCATCTTAACCACGACCACTGTGCATGCTGAAGCTGCTTTCAGTTCGGAAAGCCCGTGGATGCTCGGTGACTGGAACGGGCAACGTACAGCACTCCAAAATCAGGGCTATGATTTCAGTTTTGGTTATACGGGTGAAATGGCAAGCTTGATTGATGCGCAAAGATCTTCAAACCATAGAACTGAATATGCGGACCAGTTTGTTTTTGGGGCACATCTGGATCTGGCAAAGATTGCAGGCTGGCAAGATACCGAAGCGCAAATTACTGTCACCCAGCGTAATGGTCAGTCACTGTCTCAAAGCACTGCTGCTTTAAACGACCATCTGAGTTCAGTGCAAGAGGTCTGGGGCCGTGGTCAAACCTGGCGTCTGACTGATTTATGGATCAAGAAAAAATTCCTGGAACAAAAACTGGATGTGAAAGTCGGACGCTTTGGTGAAGGCGAAGACTTCAACAGTTTTGACTGCGATTTCCAGAATCTGGCCCTATGCGGTTCACAAGTCGGGAATTGGGTTGGCGATCAGTGGTACAACTGGCCGGTAAGCCAATGGGCTGCACGAGTCAAATACAACATTAACCCTGAATTTTATGCCCAGGTCGGTGTTTATGAATACAACCCTGAGAATCTGGAACGTGGTAAAGGGTTTAATCTGAGTACGGACGGCTCCAAAGGGGCAATGCTTCCTGCAGAAGTGGTCTGGACGCCTAAACTGGGCACACAAAAATTGCCAGGTGAATACCGCGCCGGTTATTACTACAGCACGGCGGAAGCTGAAGTCATTTCCAATCCAGATCAAACCGATCATCACCATGGGGGCTGGATTGTTGCCAAGCAACAATTAACTGCACATGACGGAGATGCTTCGCGTGGTTTGACCGGCTTTGTGAATGCGACAGTGCATGACTCCAAAACCAATAATGTCAGTGATATGCAAAATATCGGGCTGGTTTATAAGGGTGCAATGGATTCACGCCCTCAAGATGAAATCGCATTTGGTATTGCACGCATCAACATGAATGACGATGTCAGTGCTGACCGTCATCAAGAAATCGATGCAGAAATTTATTATGGCTTGCATGCCACCAACTGGCTCACCATTCGCCCGAATGTGCAATATGTGCGTCACGTCGGTGCATATAAAGATGGTGAAAATGTCTGGGTGGGCGGAATCAAGTTTAATACGTCATTTTAA
- a CDS encoding glucose/quinate/shikimate family membrane-bound PQQ-dependent dehydrogenase translates to MNTSSSGSVLKTILAVIAAVFGIGLLIGGIYLAVLGGSWYYIIAGILFIATAVLLYKRKSAALLVYAIFVLATVVWGLWEVGSDFFALAPRLDILGLFGLALLIPAVTRGFDQSKGAKIALGASLAITIAVMIYAVFNDPQEIRGELKSQQPATHQPIPGVADEDWPAYGRTQSGLRYSPLKQINTENVKDLQVAWEYHTGEFKTENDSGETTNQVTPIKVGDNMYICTTHQKLTALDPATGKAKWTYDPKLKADHTYQHLTCRGVSYYDVNNTAGFESSLAAKKSSSAECPQKVILPVNDGRLVAVNATTGKVCSDFGKNGEVDLQKDMPFPYPGGYIPTSPPVVTGTTIIIAGSTTDNYSTEEPSGVIRGYDVNTGELLWVFDTGAEDPNLIPAPGQKFVHNSPNAWAPLAYDAELDIVYVPTGVGTPDIYGGHRTELDERYANSMLALNATTGKLVWNFQTTHHDLWDMDVPSQPTLTEIKDKNGNMVPAIYVLTKTGNAFVLDRRNGKAIVPITEKPVPQSVKRGPQTKGEFYSKTQPFSDFNLAPQDKLTDKQMWGATMFDQLVCRVAFHKLNYDGIYTPPSENGTLVFPGNLGVFEWGGMSVNPDRQIALTNPIGLPFVSKLIPQDPNRPKTAKGAGTEAGVQPMYGVPYGVEISAFLSPFGLPCKQPSWGFVAGVDLNTHEVAWKRRIGTIRDSMPGIPLPPFKMGVPMLGGPISTAGNVMFVGGTQDNYIRAINVNNGDELWKGRLPAGGQATPMTYEANGKQYVVIMAGGHGSFGTKMGDSLVAYALPDNK, encoded by the coding sequence ATGAATACTTCATCATCAGGTTCAGTACTGAAAACGATTTTAGCGGTCATTGCCGCTGTTTTCGGTATAGGACTGCTGATTGGAGGGATTTATCTTGCAGTGCTGGGTGGGTCTTGGTACTACATCATTGCAGGTATTCTCTTTATTGCGACCGCAGTTCTCTTGTATAAACGAAAAAGTGCTGCACTCCTTGTTTATGCCATATTCGTTTTGGCGACAGTGGTGTGGGGGCTGTGGGAAGTCGGTTCAGATTTCTTTGCACTTGCGCCGCGTTTAGATATTTTAGGGCTGTTTGGTCTGGCCCTGCTGATTCCGGCAGTAACACGTGGCTTTGATCAAAGCAAAGGTGCGAAAATTGCCTTGGGTGCTTCATTGGCCATTACTATTGCCGTCATGATTTATGCTGTATTTAATGACCCGCAAGAAATTCGCGGTGAATTAAAATCCCAGCAGCCTGCAACTCACCAGCCAATTCCCGGTGTGGCAGATGAAGACTGGCCTGCTTATGGTCGTACCCAGTCCGGTTTACGGTATTCACCGTTAAAGCAGATTAATACTGAAAATGTCAAAGATTTGCAGGTGGCTTGGGAATATCACACGGGCGAATTCAAGACTGAAAATGACTCGGGTGAAACCACCAATCAGGTTACCCCAATCAAGGTGGGTGACAACATGTACATCTGTACCACTCACCAGAAATTGACTGCGCTTGATCCGGCAACAGGTAAGGCGAAATGGACCTATGATCCAAAGCTGAAAGCTGATCATACCTATCAGCATTTAACCTGTCGTGGCGTGTCTTATTATGATGTCAACAATACGGCTGGTTTTGAAAGCAGTCTCGCTGCGAAAAAAAGCAGCTCTGCTGAATGTCCACAAAAAGTCATTTTACCGGTCAATGATGGGCGTTTAGTGGCGGTCAATGCGACCACCGGTAAAGTCTGTTCTGATTTTGGTAAAAATGGCGAAGTCGATCTGCAAAAAGATATGCCATTCCCATATCCAGGCGGTTATATTCCAACCTCACCGCCTGTAGTAACCGGCACTACGATCATTATTGCGGGTTCAACTACAGATAACTATTCAACTGAAGAGCCGTCAGGTGTGATCCGTGGTTATGATGTCAATACCGGTGAACTGCTTTGGGTATTTGACACAGGCGCTGAAGATCCGAATTTGATTCCTGCACCGGGTCAAAAATTTGTACATAATTCACCTAATGCATGGGCACCTTTGGCCTATGATGCAGAGCTGGATATCGTCTACGTACCAACGGGTGTCGGTACACCGGATATTTACGGTGGTCACCGGACTGAACTGGACGAGCGTTATGCCAACTCGATGCTGGCCCTGAATGCGACGACCGGTAAGCTGGTATGGAACTTCCAGACTACCCATCATGATTTGTGGGATATGGACGTACCTTCACAGCCGACATTGACCGAGATTAAAGACAAAAACGGCAATATGGTTCCAGCCATTTATGTCTTGACCAAAACCGGGAATGCTTTTGTGCTGGATCGTCGTAATGGTAAAGCCATTGTACCGATTACCGAGAAACCGGTACCACAATCTGTGAAACGCGGTCCTCAAACTAAAGGCGAGTTCTATTCTAAGACTCAACCGTTCTCTGATTTTAACCTAGCGCCACAAGATAAACTGACCGATAAACAGATGTGGGGTGCGACCATGTTCGACCAGTTGGTCTGCCGTGTTGCGTTCCACAAATTGAATTACGATGGCATTTATACCCCACCTTCTGAAAATGGGACGCTGGTCTTCCCGGGTAACCTGGGTGTGTTTGAATGGGGTGGTATGTCGGTGAATCCGGACCGTCAAATTGCACTGACCAACCCGATTGGCCTGCCATTTGTATCAAAACTGATTCCTCAAGATCCGAACCGTCCTAAGACGGCTAAAGGTGCAGGCACAGAAGCCGGCGTTCAACCGATGTATGGCGTGCCTTATGGCGTTGAAATCAGTGCGTTCCTGTCTCCGTTTGGGCTGCCGTGTAAACAGCCATCATGGGGCTTTGTTGCAGGTGTGGACTTAAATACTCATGAAGTGGCCTGGAAACGCCGTATCGGTACCATTCGTGACAGTATGCCAGGCATTCCATTGCCGCCATTCAAAATGGGTGTGCCGATGCTGGGTGGACCTATTTCAACTGCGGGCAACGTGATGTTTGTGGGTGGAACTCAAGATAACTACATCCGTGCCATTAACGTGAACAACGGTGATGAACTATGGAAAGGTCGTCTACCTGCAGGTGGTCAGGCTACGCCAATGACCTATGAAGCCAATGGTAAGCAATATGTGGTCATTATGGCCGGTGGTCATGGTTCCTTTGGCACCAAAATGGGCGACTCTCTGGTGGCTTATGCCTTGCCAGACAATAAATAG